The proteins below come from a single Antennarius striatus isolate MH-2024 chromosome 18, ASM4005453v1, whole genome shotgun sequence genomic window:
- the kncn gene encoding kinocilin, with product MNAVSIGEYHGLRVGSALLSIVAGCIIIGVSRECDADAVGGIFLGAGGLGLLISIYPFIKAWLNINHILPCFGNFRVHPTPANPTPDQPAEALRREGTHCQLNLKRSKSQMGTFVDGGPMVGSNPEESTSPDMSGVLS from the exons ATGAACGCTGTCAGTATTGGGGAGTACCATGGGCTACGGGTGGGCTCAGCCCTGCTCAGCATTGTGGCGGGCTGCATTATCATTGGCGTATCCAGGGAgtgtgatgctgatgctgtAGGAGGCATCTTCCTGGGAGCGGGGGGCCTAG GGCTGCTcatatccatctatccattcatcaaAGCCTGGCTGAACATCAACCATATTCTACCTTGCTTTG GAAACTTTAGGGTGCATCCCACGCCTGCCAACCCCACTCCTGATCAACCTGCAGAGGCACTAAGGAGAGAAG GGACTCACTGTCAATTGAATCTAAAACGTTCTAAAAGTCAAATGGGAACCTTTGTGGACGGTGGACCAATGGTTGGGAGTAACCCAGAAGAAAG TACATCTCCAGACATGTCAGGTGTCCTGTCTTGA
- the gigyf2 gene encoding GRB10-interacting GYF protein 2, protein MAETQTLNFGPEWLRALSGGGSGGGGSGCMVASPPLSPALPKYKLADYRYGREEMLALYVKDNKIPIDLHDKEFLPILQEEPLPPLALVSFTEEEQRNFSMSVNSAAVLRLTGRGSGPIAGAPRGRSTSRGRGRGRGDGGFYQRSFDDVEGFGRGGREMHRSQSWEERGDRRFEKPGRKDPVDAAPGHFQMNHIRGNYEDVAGSLPRKHDFTRAESENWRSSRDDQNGEDDEGGWRLAGSRRDGDRWCPPSPDGPRSAGWREHTDPRRRFPFDAREDERGYRRPRSGSGSLEDERDSLPEWCLEDADEEAGTFDSSGAFLSLKKASKEPILEEGELDFKPLDEDEEGLEEGETQPKETKETEMEAKREVERKELARVSEEALPAVSPVANPLSEPQSPGQHLSQSQPSRTEELERPAERQPPLELPPEPCNVPMHIPISNSMVEALPMTHISTTLREVSVPSPTVQVPQQKSMEVPVAVNNALPFSSTILTSIGRPVPHDTDEDEGLKHFEQEAEKMVAYLQDGVVDDDRFTAKTSEKPKPAGLPLTHEAALKWFYKDPQGEVQGPFSNQEMTEWFQAGYFTMSLLVKRGCDEVFQPLGEIMKIWGRVPFTPGPAPPPLQGDGDQERLKRQQKLNALNLYQLQQLQYQYLLRQQYAQALAQQKAAALSSAPLQQQQQHQQQINLILQQYQALKMRASESLLPPVTRSLSGPESGSVWEMQNPTSQASCTPNLQQASPGTWDGSSVWDLPIDSMAQAPTIEQMQQFEKAKSAKLEMERREAEMRAKREEEERKRLEEALLARQEEERKRLKEEELARQKQDEALRRQREQEEAHRRQKEEEERLVQEEALRRLEERRREEEERKKQEEFLRKQEEERRKQEELEALRRHEEEKRAEEEAAAAAAALAQQQEEEQKRREQEVQRQQELQRQRQQQQEALRRLQQQQQQQLAQMKLPSSSKWGQQSSNTLNQPQNTLSLAEIQKLEEERERQAREDHWRQQQELLKLQQQQAIQLAQQPQAKLSGWGSVAKQPAITKSLLEIQREEAQQMKQRKEQQQHPQQLPIVPQQSRNQTRTTSLSNSVWGSVNTSSCPNWSSDSSSIWGDTHNSNMGFWDEAAKEAVQQPPQPRKGSTQKNNKGNANLSNSLSGRANKKVEEEEKLLKLFQGVSKSKQDTFMQWCEQTLHTLNTANNLDVPTFASFLKEVDSSYEVHDYVRAYLGDTAEAKDFAKQFLERRAKQNANQQKQPPHNQQQVLKQKQDSVWPGTGSSSLYQSNHTSAQQQRFETVTSGKKKKKQKMVRADPSLLGFSVNASSERLNMGEIETLEDF, encoded by the exons ATGGCTGAAACCCAAACACTTAACTTTGGACCAGAATG GCTCCGTGCCCTGTCTGGGGGTGGAAGTGGTGGCGGGGGAAGTGGCTGCATGGTTGCCTCTCCGCCACTCTCACCTGCTTTGCCAAAGTACAAACTTGCAGACTATCGATATGGAAGAGAAGAAATGTTAGCACTTTATGTAAAGGACAACAAg ATCCCAATAGACCTGCACGATAAGGAGTTCCTGCCCATATTGCAAGAGGAGCCCTTGCCACCTTTGGCACTTGTGTCTTTTACAGAAGAGGAACAG AGAAATTTTTCCATGTCTGTAAACAGTGCAGCTGTACTACGACTGACAGGGCGAGGTAGTGGGCCGATAGCAGGGGCACCAAGAGGCCGAAGTACCTCAAGGGGTAGAG GCCGGGGAAGAGGAGATGGTGGGTTTTACCAAAGAAGTTTTGATGATGTAGAAGGTTTTGGTcgtggagggagagagatgcaCCGTTCCCAAAGCTGGGAAGAAAG GGGCGATAGAAGATTTGAAAAGCCAGGTCGAAAGGACCCAG TTGATGCTGCTCCGGGGCATTTTCAGATGAATCACA TCAGAGGCAACTACGAGGATGTTGCAGGAAGCCTACCAAGAAAGCATGACTTCACACGTGCAGAGAGTGAGAACTGGCGCTCTTCTCGTGATGATCAGAATGGTGAAGATGACGAGGGGGGCTGGCGTCTGGCAGGTTCACGGCGAGATGGTGACCGGTGGTGTCCCCCGAGCCCAG ATGGTCCTCGATCTGCAGGGTGGCGGGAACACACAGATCCACGCCGTCGTTTCCCTTTTGATGCCAGAGAAGACGAACGTGGCTATAGGAGGCCACGGTCAGGCAGTGGCAGCCTGGAGGATGAGAGGGACAGCCTACCAGAGTGGTGCCTGGAAGATGCAGATGAGGAGGCAGGAACCTTCGACTCATCAGGGGCATTTCTCTCACTCAAA AAAGCCTCCAAAGAGCCAATCCTGGAGGAGGGAGAACTGGACTTTAAACCattggatgaggatgaagaggggcTGGAGGAAGGGGAGACTCAGCCCAAGGAGACCAAAGAAACTGAAATGGAGGCAAAGAGAGAAGTTGAACGAAAAG AGTTGGCAAGGGTGTCAGAAGAGGCTCTGCCTGCTGTTTCACCGGTTGCTAACCCACTGTCAGAGCCCCAGTCTCCTGGCCAACATCTGTCCCAGAGTCAGCCCAGTAGAACTGAGGAGCTTGAGAGACCAGCTGAACGACAGCCACCTCTTGAGCTTCCACCAGAACCCTGCAATGTCCCAATGCACATCCCTATATCAAATAGCATGGTGGAGGCCCTGCCCATGACCCACATTTCAACTACGCTCAGAG AAGTGTCAGTCCCGTCACCCACAGTTCAAGTCCCACAACAGAAGTCCATGGAGGTTCCTGTGGCAGTTAACAACGCTTTGCCATTCTCTTCAACTATATTGACATCTATTGGCAGACCAGTTCCACATGacacagatgaagatgagggaCTGAAACACTTTGAACAG GAGGCAGAAAAGATGGTGGCATACTTACAGGATGGTGTGGTGGATGATGACAGATTTACAGCAAAGACCTCGGAGAAGCCCAAGCCTGCAGGTCTGCCACTGACACATGAGGCTGCCCTGAAGTGGTTCTACAAAGACCCGCAAGGGGAAGTACAGG GTCCATTCAGTAATCAGGAAATGACTGAGTGGTTCCAGGCTGGTTACTTCACAATGTCTCTGTTAGTCAAAAGAGGATGCGACGAAGTATTTCAACCGCTTGGAGAAATCATGAAGATATGGGGTAGGGTCCCATTCACTCCAGGCCCTGCCCCTCCACCTCTGCAG GGGGATGGTGATCAAGAAAGATTGAAGAGACAACAAAAGCTCAATGCTCTCAACCTTTACCAATTACAGCAGCTCCAATATCAATACCTCCTCAG ACAGCAGTATGCTCAGGCCTTGGCCCAGCAGAAAGCTGCAGCTCTTAGCTCAGCACCTcttcaacaacagcagcaacatcaacaacagatCAATCTGATTCTACAGCAATACCAAGCTCTCAAGATGAG AGCATCTGAGAGCCTCCTACCTCCAGTTACTCGGTCGTTGTCTGGACCAGAATCAGGTTCTGTGTGGGAAATGCAGAACCCGACGTCTCAGGCATCCTGCACACCAAACCTCCAACAAGCTTCTCCAGGCA CATGGGATGGCAGCAGTGTGTGGGATTTACCCATAGACTCCATGGCACAAGCACCAACCATCGAGCAGATGCAACAGTTTGAAAAGGCAAAGTCTGCAAAG TTGGAAATGGAGCGACGTGAGGCAGAAATGAGAGCtaaaagggaggaagaggagagaaaacgGCTGGAGGAGGCCCTTTTGGCTCGACAAGAGGAGGAACGGAAACGTTTGAAAGAAGAAGAGCTGGCACGGCAGAAACAG GATGAAGCATTAAGACGGcaaagagaacaagaagaggcaCATCGTAggcaaaaagaggaagaggagagactgGTACAAGAGGAAGCCCTCCGCCGACTAGAGGAGAGGcggagggaagaggaagagagaaagaaacaagaGGAGTTCCTTCGCAAACAG GAGGAAGAGCGCAGAAAGCAAGAGGAGCTTGAAGCACTGAGGAGGCATGAGGAGGAAAAGcgagcagaagaagaagctgctgcagcagcggCTGCTCTGGCCCAACagcaagaggaggagcagaagaggagagaacaggaagtccaaAGACAACAGGAGCTACAGAgacagaggcagcagcagcaagagGCCCTCAGGAGActacagcagcaacagcagcagcaactggCTCAAATGAAG CTTCCATCCTCTTCAAAGTGGGGCCAGCAGTCATCTAACACTCTCAACCAGCCTCAGAACACCCTGTCACTGGCTGAAATCCAGAAactggaagaggagagagagcgaCAAGCACGGGAGGAT CATTGGCGTCAGCAACAGGAGCTCCTGAAGTTACAGCAGCAACAGGCCATACAACTGGCTCAGCAGCCTCAGGCCAAGCTATCTGGTTGGGGAAGTGTGGCCAAACAGCCAGCTATCACCAAATCTTTGCTTGAGATTCAAAGAGAGGAAGCCCAGCAGATGAAACAGCGAAAGGAGCAGCAGCAACATCCACAACAACTTCCCATTGTCCCTCAACAGAGCCGCAATCAAACCAGGACT ACATCTCTCAGTAACTCAGTGTGGGGTTCTGTGAATACCAGCTCCTGCCCTAATTGGAGTTCAGATTCCAGCAGTATCTGGGGTGACACCCACAACTCTAACATGGGTTTCTGGGATGAAGCTGCGAAAGAGGCTGTTCAGCAGCCTCCCCAACCCAGAAAAGGGAGCACACAGAAGAACAATAAAGGCAATGCCAACCTCAG TAACTCTTTGAGTGGACGGGCCAATAAGAAggtagaagaggaggagaagctgtTAAAATTGTTTCAAGGGGTTAGTAAAAGCAAGCAGGACACCTTCATGCAGTGGTGTGAGCAAACTCTACACACTCTCAACACAGCCAACAATCTGGACG TTCCCACATTTGCATCTTTCCTGAAAGAAGTGGACTCTTCGTATGAGGTACACGACTACGTCAGGGCTTATCTGGGAGACACTGCCGAAGCCAAGGATTTTGCCAAGCAATTCCTTGAACGCCGTGCCAAACAGAATGCTAACCAACAGAAACAACCTCCACACAACCAACAGCAAGTCCTGAAGCAGAAACAG GATTCTGTATGGCCAGGAACTGGATCTTCGTCTCTTTACCAGTCCAACCACACGAGTGCCCAGCAGCAGCGCTTTGAGACTGTCACCtcagggaagaagaaaaagaagcagaagatgGTCCGTGCTGACCCGAGCCTCCTTG gtttTTCTGTCAATGCCTCATCTGAGAGGTTGAATATGGGAGAGATTGAGACTTTGGAGGACTTTTAA